One segment of Daphnia magna isolate NIES linkage group LG2, ASM2063170v1.1, whole genome shotgun sequence DNA contains the following:
- the LOC116915335 gene encoding ral GTPase-activating protein subunit alpha-1, whose amino-acid sequence MFSKKASIDVKKSTQKFLDGKRDIPTRFRHLKIVLDHAEPNEAKSLLETYYSPVFHIFYDSFTTTESTLKQKSHRVQREEVDAVLVLLEKILLLLPELLQKRWQKHALTRLFKRLLHPANYTKLRKDSMKLFILWYQILGDQADAGVHSMFACLVPGFPHQPACSYPTSAPSVAIATELLPLIPPQAGEKGIDDSCRFYLDSLMEFMITQVMRIEWRDKHLGRPQRCFSFLLQKFQTYYLPHIFPEISERTNVYRPDLDITNLRRLGPNDPSSNAKQPFICCRVVVLKWLANLTHVPQSTHHQDAPFATCTAVLPQHLGSPAMESSFYSQISEKEAPSYMSEQHRNEVTVVQDVLFGSRENVNLVVELYRQAFLLPLQQSPSIRKILSLYRDWIHRKVDAPPFMCEPVEDLGPKRNISREQTHVYAGMQNVLQIFITQVASVFMSWVPQGSLVFLEEQVDICKRVLNIYRYMVMNSPMEQKTWEQLLLVLLQVTSQVLGNKVPDKKEDTLGNRLAPALFQTLIVTWIRANLNVIITVDLWDQFVQTLSGLTVWEELIREWAKTMDILTRVLAKNLYHLDLSDLPLDRLSEQKAKKRRAGRVELLSGLGPFPQNIVPRSGQVNTPATTPVSSPPTTNVDATGHHSGNANAAQEETRSASGSVRSRSSIMTPGHFANQQRTRHSSSGDTSLKTADMWNIPRTAKVERSRSEGNFARKHRVGGTRNRCKRYDHITVPSLPSSVENKITRMLTSESLSTAQLLRRPLQPRKQFLRKRSRSMNSIKHLKGFDESARYSDSETESRSPSPSSGVETNSFKDSPMQIDVMGLDQGFDGVDGDASHTRSVMFGGKAKGWLPDVAVVMWRRMLGALGDPNEVRNPHIHAAIFDYLVELGFLIFEIRQNQGVSLDNVSTPPLPTFVPPVLILVPWCQKALALPSSYHKGKTLALRLLCTIVVRIHDIPLPRNQLLLFYRAIHHALVGQDQDAINTVLKFCGARFFSLQLPGYSLLMLDFLHAANTIISNNDLKGSSRVEAISLVGSLLFFPETLPDSPVLQPIPNEYNLVNCNDIKEHVVALVLKSAKREATSVGRCVAISSLAVYIYCQLAHGTKHAKVKEAIAVLLAVLKFKNRLIGQVACDMLLLLCDHADYLLEQYPDVPRAIIEDLSQTLSALTANQGCNDQTKRLLLSLSICLGEWCMRVPAESLLKPLVQPKSPSLLETVFRVLKSVATGSNVGGGGHVVENRPLDIGDADPSIDNVGEHLSTLSPSQSPLSSPTKDGYNFRSTNAKTIPSPGENEANIRAVRLAARMVMDHLINHIGHFPMGIGAARLSSMVCEHDDLPHFQGDELSAELFHSPSVQFFMLNKDTLMSLVELPTLEATRGSAMSGLRTAHSQVRIILRNLGGKFCWDSSILYSLKDDSTLTRSTRPPLPPFFTARPYQREELMISSFIGGDGAIIQPSPPRLSVRHRPPNSMPKWEDTAEDMDNLEDLLLFIGHTSPECIPAGRQADTLTTPPPPPPTMLPEQEEEALNALLHQKHIELDFYQKHSNEQWMRGRPVEEPIPEDPQSPFQFSRMLFSQLGLTSWDKRGQVQLLKKCDKLLRELKNLDSQKCRETHKIAVIYVGAGQEDKNSILTNSGGSQAFEDFVAGLAWEVELETHTGFLGGLQRNRSTGETAPYFATSFTEVIFHVSTRMPSHNQDALLQKTRHLGNDEVHIVWSEHSRDYRRGIIPTEFCDVLITIYPLPNQLFRIQITRKPDVPFVGPLFNECIIDKRVLPGLVRATALNASRATRSTIPYFHTFYEERYKALETITQNLQEPTTFEDFCVQLCCPGIPMPTTGSSGNLSGSFYNNMELPANPPSGPPSSSGGHVTFSSDTSYGFATSLFRQNAGQENKQRGFEGAGLSVDIEEPHYASPKANKRLSFKHTSRKISGFGNPDC is encoded by the exons ATGTTCAGTAAAAAGGCAAGCATAGATGTCAAGAAATCTACCCAAAAGTTCTTGGACGGGAAACGTGACATTCCTACAAGGTTTAGGCATCTGAAAATTGTTTTGG ATCATGCTGAACCGAATGAAGCAAAATCACTGCTTGAAACATACTACAGTCCagtttttcacattttttatgATTCTTTTACTACAACTGAATCAACCCTAAAGCAAAAAA GCCATAGAGTACAAAGAGAGGAGGTGGACGCAGTACTAGTCTTGCTTGAAAAGATCTTATTGCTTCTTCCAGAACTACTGCAGAAAAGATGGCAAAAACATGCCCTTACTCGCTTATTCAAGCGTCTTTTGCATCCAGCCAACTATACGAAACTCCGGAAAGATTCAATGAA attatttattttgtggTATCAGATCCTTGGGGATCAAGCAGATGCTGGTGTCCATTCAATGTTTGCCTGTTTAGTTCCTGGATTTCCTCATCAGCCTGCTTGCTCTTACCCCACCAGTGCACCAA GCGTTGCAATTGCGACAGAGCTCTTACCACTCATTCCACCACAGGCCGGTGAAAAAGGGATAGACGACTCTTGCAGATTTTATTTGGACTCGTTAATGGAGTTTATGATAACCCAG gtaatGCGGATCGAATGGAGAGATAAACATCTTGGTCGCCCCCAGCGTTGTTTCTCATTTCTgcttcaaaaatttcaaacatattACCTTCCACATATATTTCCCGAAATTTCTGAACGTACTAACGTCTATCGGCCTGATTTGG acaTAACGAATCTTCGGCGCCTTGGTCCTAATGACCCAAGCAGCAACGCTAAACAGCCTTTCATATGCTGTCGGGTTGTCGTGCTGAAATGGCTGGCAAATCTCACCCACGTCCCTCAATCAACTCATCATCAAGATGCCCCCTTTGCAACTTGCACTGCAGTTCTTCCACAGCATCTCGGTTCTCCCGCTATGGAATCTTCTTTCTACAGTCAAATCTCAGAAAAAGAAGCCCCTTCATACATGAG TGAACAACACCGAAACGAAGTAACAGTTGTCCAAGATGTACTCTTTGGTTCTCGAGAGAACGTTAATCTTGTGGTGGAGCTGTATCGGCAGGCATTTTTATTGCCTTTACAACAGTCTCCCAGCATCCGAAAAATTCTATCTTTGTATCGGGATTGGATCCACAGAAAg GTTGATGCTCCTCCTTTCATGTGTGAGCCGGTAGAAGATTTAGGACCGAAACGCAATATTTCAAGAGAACAAACACATGTTTATGCTGGGATGCAA aaTGTCCTGCAAATTTTCATTACGCAAGTGGCTAGTGTGTTTATGAGTTGGGTACCTCAGGGGTCTTTGGTTTTCCTGGAAGAGCAGGTTGATATATGCAAACGGGTTTTGAACATATACCGCTATATGGTCATGAACTCTCCAATGGAACAAAAAACTTG GGAGCAATTGCTTCTCGTACTGCTACAGGTCACCTCACAAGTACTTGGTAATAAAGTACCtgacaaaaaagaagataCACTAGGCAATCGCCTAGCCCCGGCATTGTTCCAGACGCTCATTGTCACCTGGATACGCGCCAACCTTAATGTCATTATTACGGTAGATCTCTGGGATCAGTTCGTCCAGACTCTTTCAGGACTCACTGTTTGGGAAGAACTTATTCGTGAATGGGCG AAAACGATGGATATTCTAACAAGAGTTTTGGCAAAAAATCTGTACCATTTGGACCTGAGTGATCTTCCGTTGGATCGACTGAGCGAACAAAAAGCCAAGAAGAGAAGAGCTGGACGTGTTGAACTACTCTCTGGCTTAGGGCCGTTTCCTCAAAACATTGTGCCCCGGAGCGGTCAAGTGAATACTCCAGCAACAACTCCAGTGTCTTCGCCACCCACGACAAACGTCGATGCAACTGGGCATCATTCTGGTAATGCCAATGCAGCACAAGAAGAGACACGATCGGCAAGTGGATCCGTTAGGTCACGAAGTTCCATCATGACTCCCGGCCACTTTGCTAATCAGCAGCGTACGCGCCATAGCAGCTCGGGCGACACCTCGTTAAAAACTGCAGACATGTGGAATATTCCTCGCACTGCTAAAGTCGAGCGAAGTCGCAGCGAGGGCAATTTCGCGCGCAAACATCGTGTTGGTGGAACACGAAACCGTTGCAAACGCTACGATCACATCACAGTTCCAT cCTTGCCTTCATCCGTGGAAAATAAAATCACGCGCATGCTGACGTCAGAATCTCTCTCAACGGCACAACTTTTGCGGCGTCCTCTCCAGCCTCGAAAACAGTTTCTTCGTAAGCGTTCTCGCTCGATGAATTCAATTAAGCATTTAAAAG GATTCGATGAAAGTGCCCGGTATTCAGATTCTGAAACTGAGTCGCGTTCACCTTCACCTTCCAGTGGCGTCGAAACGAATTCTTTCAAAGATTCGCCAATGCAAATTGATGTCATGGGTTTGGATCAAGGATTTG ACGGCGTTGATGGGGACGCCTCACACACTCGTTCGGTTATGTTCGGCGGAAAGGCTAAAGGCTGGCTTCCAGATGTGGCTGTGGTTATGTGGCGTCGGATGCTTGGGGCTTTGGGCGATCCAAATGAAGTCCGCAACCCTCATATCCACGCTGctatatttgattatttggTTGAATTGGGGTT CTTGATTTTTGAG ATTCGCCAAAATCAAGGTGTCAGCCTGGACAATGTGTCTACGCCGCCTCTTCCCACTTTCGTTCCACCCGTCTTAATTCTTGTGCCATGGTGTCAAAAG GCGCTGGCATTACCGTCCTCCTATCATAAAGGCAAGACATTAGCACTACGTCTACTTTGCACAATAGTAGTCCGGATTCATGATATTCCTCTTCCACGGAATCAACTGTTGCTCTTCTATCGGGCTATCCACCATGCACTCGTTGGACAAGATCAG GATGCCATCAATACAGTTCTCAAATTCTGTGGGGCGCGATTCTTTTCACTTCAATTACCCGGTTATTCGTTGCTAATGTTGGATTTTCTTCATGCCGCAAACACCATCATTTCTAACAACGACCTTAAGGGG AGCTCGCGCGTTGAGGCTATTTCGTTAGTTGGCTCGTTGCTCTTCTTCCCAGAGACTCTTCCCGATTCACCGGTGCTTCAACCGATTCCCAACGAGTACAACCTTGTCAACTGTAACGATATCAAA GAACATGTCGTGGCTTTGGTACTGAAATCGGCTAAACGCGAAGCCACAAGCGTCGGCCGCTGCGTCGCCATATCCAGTTTGGCTGTGTATATTTACTGCCAATTGGCTCATGGCACAAAGCACGCTAAAGTTAAGGAAGCTATTGCCGTCCTTTTAGCTGTGCTCAAG tttaagaaccggCTTATAGGACAAGTGGCGTGTGATAtgcttcttcttctctgtGACCATGCGGATTATCTTCTCGAGCAGTATCCGGATGTTCCTCGTGCTATTATTGAA GATTTGTCTCAAACGTTGTCTGCACTAACGGCGAATCAAGGCTGTAACGACCAGACAAAGCGATTGTTGTTGTCCTTGTCCATATGCCTGGGAGAGTGGTGCATGCGAGTTCCAGCGGAATCCTTGTTGAAACCGCTTGTCCAGCCGAAATCCCCGTCTCTGTTGGAAACGGTTTTTCGCGTCTTGAAATCAGTAGCCACGGGAAGCAATGTTGGTGGTGGAGGGCATGTAGTGGAAAATCGCCCGCTGGACATTGGTGATGCTGATCCAAGCATTGATAATGTAGGGGAGCATCTGTCTACGCTTAGCCCGTCTCAGTCTCCGCTCTCTAGTCCGACCAAGGACGGGTACAACTTTAGGTCAACCAATGCCAAGACAATCCCTTCTCCCGGAGAGAACGAAGCAAATATTCGTGCAGTTCGATTAGCTGCTCGAATG GTGATGGACCATTTGATCAATCACATCGGACATTTCCCAATGGGAATCGGTGCTGCCCGATTGAGTTCCATGGTCTGCGAGCATGACGACTTGCCACACTTCCAAGGCGATGAACTCTCAGCGGAACTCTTTCATTCTCCGTCTGTCCAGTTCTTCATGTTAAACAAGGATACGTTGATGTCGTTGGTGGAACTGCCCACGTTAGAAGCCACCCGTGGGAGCGCAATGTCCGGTCTTCGAACGGCCCATTCTCAG GTGCGAATCATTTTGAGAAACCTTGGTGGCAAATTCTGCTGGGATTCGTCGATATTGTATTCACTCAAGGATGATTCAACTCTGACACGTTCAACCAGACCGCCCCTACCGCCATTTTTTACCGCGCGCCCTTACCAGCGCGAAGAGTTGATGATATCTTCATTCATTGGAGGAGATGGAGCCATCATCCAGCCTTCTCCTCCGCGGCTTTCAGTGCGGCATCGACCTCCTAATTCCATGCCCAAGTGGGAGGACACGGCGGAAGATATGGATAACCTTGAAGACCTTTTGCTGTTCATTGGACACACAAGTCCTGAATGTATTCCCGCCGGAAGGCAAGCAGACACGTTGACTAcgcctcctcctcctccaccgACCATGTTGCCCGAGCAAGAGGAGGAAGCGCTAAATGCACTGCTCCATCAGAAACACATTGAGCTTGATTTTTATCAAAAGCATTCAAACGAACAGTG GATGAGAGGACGTCCGGTTGAGGAGCCTATACCGGAAGATCCGCAATCCCCTTTCCAGTTCAGTCGGATGCTCTTTTCCCAGCTTGGTTTAACATCGTGGGATAAAAGAGGACAAGTCCAACTATTAAAGAAATGTGATAAACTTCTTCGCGAGTTAAAAAATCTCGATAGCCAG AAATGCAGAGAAACGCACAAGATCGCCGTCATCTATGTAGGTGCCGGCCAGGAGGACAAAAACTCAATTCTTACAAATTCTGGTGGGAGCCAGGCGTTCGAAGACTTTGTTGCTGGTCTGGCGTGGGAG GTTGAATTGGAAACGCATACTGGCTTTCTTGGCGGTTTGCAGCGGAACCGTTCCACCGGTGAAACAGCGCCGTACTTTGCCACTTCGTTCACGGAAGTGATTTTTCACGTATCGACTAGAATGCCTTCGCACAATCAAGATGCCCTCCTTCAAAAA ACGCGCCACTTGGGTAACGACGAAGTTCATATTGTTTGGTCGGAACATTCCCGGGATTACCGCCGAGGCATTATACCAACAGAGTTTTGCGATGTTCTCATCACCATCTATCCACTGCCGAATCAACTATTCCGCATTCAGATTACACGCAAACCAGAC GTCCCGTTCGTGGGTCCTCTCTTCAACGAGTGCATAATAGACAAACGTGTGCTTCCCGGGCTGGTTCGTGCCACGGCTCTAAACGCATCTAGAGCTACGCGATCCACCATCCCATACTTCCATACTTT TTACGAAGAAAGATACAAGGCGTTGGAAACGATCACACAAAACCTTCAAGAACCAACGACGTTCGAAGATTTTTGTGTACAACTTTGCTGCCCAGGTATACCTATGCCTACAACTGGATCGTCTGGTAACTTGTCAG GCTCATTTTACAATAACATGGAATTGCCGGCGAATCCTCCTTCAGGACCTCCGTCAAGTTCGGGAGGCCATGTTACTTTCTCGTCTGATACTTCGTATGGATTTGCGACATCCCTCTTCCGTCAAAATGCTGGccaagaaaataaacaaagag gatttGAAGGCGCTGGTTTGTCTGTCGACATCGAGGAACCGCACTATGCTTCACCCAAAGCGAATAAACGACTGTCGTTCAAACACACATCACGTAAGATATCAGGTTTCGGTAACCCAGACTGTTga